A stretch of the Salarias fasciatus chromosome 3, fSalaFa1.1, whole genome shotgun sequence genome encodes the following:
- the LOC115386091 gene encoding dynactin subunit 1-like isoform X4, protein MSSSGTVESGKPPKLGSIVEVTGKGQRGTVAYIGTTLFATGKWVGVILDEAKGKNDGTVQGKRYFTCEENHGIFVRQSQLQVIEDATSPDTPDSGTAKLPRQKDIPETPRTTKQASRDSLSAALPDVSEAGLPSQQGALAAPVVPQPSGSPAAPAASAPATPSKAEPAISKQEEESMRAQVKDLEEKLETLKMKRTEDKAKLKELEKHKIQLEQLQEWKTKMQEQQAELQKQLKEAKKEAREAHEAKDRYMEEMSDTADAIEMATLDKEMAEERAESLQVEVDSLKEKVEELSMDLEILRHEISEKGSDGAASSYQVKQLEEQNGRLKEALVRMRDLSASEKQEHVKLQKQMEKKNTELETLRAQKEKLQEEVKTAESTIDELKEQVDAALGSEEMVEMLTERNLDLEEKVRELRETVTDLEAINEMNDELQENARETEMELREQLDLSAGKVREADKRVEAAQETVADYQQTINKYRELTSSLQEANRELVSQQSASAEQVQQPPAELFDFKIKFAETKAYAKAIEMELRKMEVAQSNRQVSLLTSFMPDSFLRHGGDHDCILVLLLIPRLICKAELISKQAQEKFDLNGNLAQGAGLRGAPGEQRSFAAGLVYSLSLLQATLHKYEQALNNCTVEVFKRMGTLYSEMSFHERSLDYFIDLLHKDQLDETVQVEPLTKAIKYYQQLYSVHLADQAEDCTVQLADHIKFTQSALDCMGVEVSRLRAFLSAGQENSGLSALLKDLDTSCSDIKQFCKKIRRRMPGTDVAGVPAALSFGPQVSETLTECRRQLTRVVAVLQEVAAAGGQMIAPLAEQEGLNALRLEDIVCKAVEQVYGTQGVNGPEFLRQSCSSVIATMNKMATAMQEGEYDAEKPQGKTPPVEMRASTVRAEMTDAEGLGAKLEDRETVIKELKKSLKIKGEELSEANVRLSLLEKKLDTSTKDADERVEKIQTKLDESLALLKKKEKEFEETMDALQADIDQLEAEKAELKQRITNQSKITIEGLRGQPGMGIASIVQGSPGGVPPSMAGPLQVVDSPLLRQQVEAQRLGIKHLKNENNRLKAEKIKAQLASLPPLCPPRLPQVPKESSMPPEGLNTGIYRRTDQLLATLLKLSAEVKVVDITGKTAVSASAQLLEQTARLQSLSDALDKLKGEVAEHVVSYHPGAKATSDFATFPVSSFVKAKDEKQGGTVFVGRVAIPCTRGQEQVHRLVLSQQQLQQVHRLLMV, encoded by the exons ATGAGCAGCAGCGGAACAGTGGAGAGCGGTAAACCTCCGAAG CTTGGCTCAATCGTAGAGGTGACAGGAAAGGGTCAGCGCGGAACAGTCGCCTACATCGGCACAACCCTCTTTGCCACCGGGAAATGGGTGGGCGTCATACTTGACGAGGCCAAAGGCAAGAACGATGGCACCGTGCAGGGGAAACGCTACTTCACCTGCGAGGAGAATCATGGGATATTTGTCAGACAGTCTCAG CTTCAGGTAATAGAAGATGCCACCTCGCCGGATACTCCTGATTCAGGCACGGCAAAGCTTCCGAGGCAAAAAG ATATTCCTGAAACTCCCAGAACAACCAAGCAG GCGTCGCGTGACAGCCTCTCGGCCGCTCTGCCCGATGTCAGCGAGGCGGGCCTGCCCTCCCAGCAGGGCGCCCTGGCGGCTCCTGTCGTTCCTCAGCCCAGCGGGTCCCCTGCAGCGCCGGCCGCCTCCGCTCCGGCCACTCCGAGCAAA GCGGAACCTGCCATTTCCAAGCAG GAGGAAGAATCCATGCGAGCCCAAGTCAAGgacctggaggagaagctggagactCTGAAGATGAAGCGAACCGAGGACAAGGCCAaactgaaggagctggagaagcacaagatccagctggagcagctgcaggagtggAAGACCAagatgcaggagcagcaggccgagctgcagaaacagctcAAAGAGGCGAAGAAG GAAGCCCGGGAGGCGCACGAGGCCAAGGACCGCTACATGGAAGAGATGTCGGACACGGCCGACGCCATCGAGATGGCCACCCTGGACAAAGAGATGGCCGAGGAGCGAGCAGAGtcgctgcaggtggaggtggactcGCTGAaagagaaggtggaggagctctCCATGGATCTGGAAATCCTGAGGCACGAGATCTCAGAGAAAG GCTCAGATGGAGCAGCGTCGAGTTACCAGgtcaaacagctggaggagcagaacgGCAGACTCAAAGAGGCCCTGGTCAG GATGCGGGACCTGTCGgcttcagagaaacaggaacacgtgaagctgcagaagcagatggagaagaaaaacaccgagctggagactctgagggctcagaaagagaagctgcaggaggaagtgaagacCGCCGAGTCGACTATCGACGAGCTGAAGGAGCAG GTGGACGCTGCTCTGGGGTCGgaggagatggtggagatgctgactgagaggaacctggacctggaggagaaagTCAGGGAGCTGAGAGAAACGGTCACCGAtttg GAAGCCATCAATGAGATGAACGACGAGCTCCAGGAGAACGCCAGAGAGACGGAGATGGagctgagggagcagctggaCCTGAGTGCAGGGAAGGTCCGCGAGGCGGACAAACGAGTGGAAGCCGCTCAGGAGACCGTGGCCGACTACCAGCAGACCATCAACAAATACAGAGAGCTCACCTCCTCGCTTCAG GAGGCCAACAGGGAGCTGGTCAGTCAGCAGAGCGCGAGCGCAGAACAGGTCCAGCAGCCACCTGCAGAGCTGTTCGACTTCAAGATCAAGTTTGCTGAGACCAAGGCGTACGCCAAG GCCATCGAAATGGAGCTGAGGAAAATGGAAGTGGCTCAGTCCAACCGACAggtctccctcctcacctccttcATGCCCGACTCCTTCCTCCGCCACGGAGGAGACCACGACTGCATTCTGGTGCTCCTGCTCATTCCCAGGCTCATCTGCAAG GCTGAGCTGATCAGCAAACAGGCCCAGGAGAAGTTCGACCTGAACGGGAATCTGGCTCAGGGAGCAGGTCTGAGAGGAGCTCCGGGGGAACAGCGCAGCTTCGCGGCCGGACTGGTTTACTCCCTCAGCCTGCTGCAGGCCACCCTGCACAAATACGAACA GGCTCTGAATAACTGCACCGTAGAAGTGTTCAAGCGGATGGGTACGCTCTACTCTGAAATGAGCTTCCACGAGCGCTCTCTGGATTATTTCATCGACTTGCTGCATAAAGACCAGCTGGATGAGACTGTTCAGGTGGAGCCACTGACAAAAGCCATCAAGTACTATCAG CAACTGTACAGCGTTCACCTGGCGGATCAGGCTGAGGACTGCACCGTGCAGCTGGCCGACCACATCAAG TTTACCCAGAGTGCTCTGGACTGTATGGGCGTGGAGGTGTCTCGCCTGAGGGCCTTCCTGTCCGCCGGTCAGGAGAACTCTGGACTCTCGGCTCtcctgaaggacctggacacGTCCTGCTCTGACATCAAGCAGTTCTGTAAGAAGATCCGCCGCCGTATGCCCGGAACCGACGTGGCCGGCGTCCCGGCGGCTCTCAGTTTTGGACCGCAG GTGTCGGAGACGCTGACGGAGTGCAGGCGCCAGCTGACCCGCGTGGTCGCCGTGCTCCAGGAAGTGGCCGCGGCCGGCGGTCAGATGATCGCTCCCCTGGCGGAGCAGGAGGGTCTCAACGCTCTCAGGCTGGAGGATATCGTCTGCAAGGCTGTGGAGCAG gtATATGGAACTCAAGGCGTGAACGGCCCCGAGTTCCTGCggcagtcctgcagctccgtcATCGCCACAATGAACAAGATGGCCACTGCCATGCAGGAGGGAGAGTACGACGCCGAGAAACCACAGGGCAAG ACGCCTCCGGTAGAGATGAGAGCCTCCACCGTCAGGGCGGAGATGACCGACGCCGAAGGCCTGGGAGCCAAACTGGAGGACAGAGAAACCGTCATCAAGGAGCTGAAGAAGTCCCTCAAGATCAAG GGCGAAGAGCTCAGCGAGGCCAACGTCCGCCTCAGCCTTCTGGAGAAGAAGCTCGACACTTCCACCAAGGACGCCGACGAGCGGGTGGAGAAGATCCAGACCAAGCTGGACGAGAGCCTGGCTCTGctcaaaaagaaagagaa GGAGTTCGAGGAGACGATGGACGCTCTGCAGGCCGACATCGACCAGCTGGAGGCTGAGAAGGCCGAACTGAAGCAGCGCATCACTAACCAATCCAAGATTACGATTGAAGGACTACGAGGCCAACCCGGCATGGGGATCGCTTCTATTGTTCAGGGATCTCCAGGAG GTGTGCCTCCGTCCATGGCGGGACCGCTGCAGGTGGTGGATTCCCCTCTGCTccggcagcaggtggaggctcagCGGCTCGGCATTAAACACCTCAAGAACGAGAACAACAGGCTGAAG GCAGAGAAGATAAAAGCTCAGCTGGCCTCCCTGCCGCCGCTCTGCCCTCCCAGGCTTCCACAAGTGCCCAAGGAAAGCTCCATGCCTCCAGAAGGCCTCAACACGGGCATCTACCGCCGGACCGACCAGCTCCTGGCGACCCTGCTCAAGCTCAGCGCTGAGGTTAAGGTGGTGGACATCACCGGGAAGACAGCAG TGAGCGCCAGTGCCCAGCTGCTGGAGCAAACCGCCCGCCTGCAGAGCCTCAGCGACGCTCTGGACAAACTCAAG GGAGAAGTGGCCGAACACGTGGTGTCGTATCATCCCGGCGCAAAGGCGACCTCCGACTTCGCCACATTCCCCGTCTCCTCCTTTGTTAAG GCGAAGGACGAGAAGCAGGGAGGAACAGTGTTCGTGGGACGCGTCGCCATCCCGTGCACCCGCGGCCAGGAGCAAGTCCACCGCCTCGTGCtgtcccagcagcagctgcagcaagtGCACCGCCTCCTCATGGTGTGA
- the LOC115386091 gene encoding dynactin subunit 1-like isoform X5, protein MSSSGTVESGKPPKLGSIVEVTGKGQRGTVAYIGTTLFATGKWVGVILDEAKGKNDGTVQGKRYFTCEENHGIFVRQSQLQVIEDATSPDTPDSGTAKLPRQKDIPETPRTTKQASRDSLSAALPDVSEAGLPSQQGALAAPVVPQPSGSPAAPAASAPATPSKEEESMRAQVKDLEEKLETLKMKRTEDKAKLKELEKHKIQLEQLQEWKTKMQEQQAELQKQLKEAKKEAREAHEAKDRYMEEMSDTADAIEMATLDKEMAEERAESLQVEVDSLKEKVEELSMDLEILRHEISEKGSDGAASSYQVKQLEEQNGRLKEALVRMRDLSASEKQEHVKLQKQMEKKNTELETLRAQKEKLQEEVKTAESTIDELKEQVDAALGSEEMVEMLTERNLDLEEKVRELRETVTDLEAINEMNDELQENARETEMELREQLDLSAGKVREADKRVEAAQETVADYQQTINKYRELTSSLQEANRELVSQQSASAEQVQQPPAELFDFKIKFAETKAYAKAIEMELRKMEVAQSNRQVSLLTSFMPDSFLRHGGDHDCILVLLLIPRLICKAELISKQAQEKFDLNGNLAQGAGLRGAPGEQRSFAAGLVYSLSLLQATLHKYEQALNNCTVEVFKRMGTLYSEMSFHERSLDYFIDLLHKDQLDETVQVEPLTKAIKYYQQLYSVHLADQAEDCTVQLADHIKFTQSALDCMGVEVSRLRAFLSAGQENSGLSALLKDLDTSCSDIKQFCKKIRRRMPGTDVAGVPAALSFGPQVSETLTECRRQLTRVVAVLQEVAAAGGQMIAPLAEQEGLNALRLEDIVCKAVEQVYGTQGVNGPEFLRQSCSSVIATMNKMATAMQEGEYDAEKPQGKTPPVEMRASTVRAEMTDAEGLGAKLEDRETVIKELKKSLKIKGEELSEANVRLSLLEKKLDTSTKDADERVEKIQTKLDESLALLKKKEKEFEETMDALQADIDQLEAEKAELKQRITNQSKITIEGLRGQPGMGIASIVQGSPGGVPPSMAGPLQVVDSPLLRQQVEAQRLGIKHLKNENNRLKAEKIKAQLASLPPLCPPRLPQVPKESSMPPEGLNTGIYRRTDQLLATLLKLSAEVKVVDITGKTAVSASAQLLEQTARLQSLSDALDKLKGEVAEHVVSYHPGAKATSDFATFPVSSFVKAKDEKQGGTVFVGRVAIPCTRGQEQVHRLVLSQQQLQQVHRLLMV, encoded by the exons ATGAGCAGCAGCGGAACAGTGGAGAGCGGTAAACCTCCGAAG CTTGGCTCAATCGTAGAGGTGACAGGAAAGGGTCAGCGCGGAACAGTCGCCTACATCGGCACAACCCTCTTTGCCACCGGGAAATGGGTGGGCGTCATACTTGACGAGGCCAAAGGCAAGAACGATGGCACCGTGCAGGGGAAACGCTACTTCACCTGCGAGGAGAATCATGGGATATTTGTCAGACAGTCTCAG CTTCAGGTAATAGAAGATGCCACCTCGCCGGATACTCCTGATTCAGGCACGGCAAAGCTTCCGAGGCAAAAAG ATATTCCTGAAACTCCCAGAACAACCAAGCAG GCGTCGCGTGACAGCCTCTCGGCCGCTCTGCCCGATGTCAGCGAGGCGGGCCTGCCCTCCCAGCAGGGCGCCCTGGCGGCTCCTGTCGTTCCTCAGCCCAGCGGGTCCCCTGCAGCGCCGGCCGCCTCCGCTCCGGCCACTCCGAGCAAA GAGGAAGAATCCATGCGAGCCCAAGTCAAGgacctggaggagaagctggagactCTGAAGATGAAGCGAACCGAGGACAAGGCCAaactgaaggagctggagaagcacaagatccagctggagcagctgcaggagtggAAGACCAagatgcaggagcagcaggccgagctgcagaaacagctcAAAGAGGCGAAGAAG GAAGCCCGGGAGGCGCACGAGGCCAAGGACCGCTACATGGAAGAGATGTCGGACACGGCCGACGCCATCGAGATGGCCACCCTGGACAAAGAGATGGCCGAGGAGCGAGCAGAGtcgctgcaggtggaggtggactcGCTGAaagagaaggtggaggagctctCCATGGATCTGGAAATCCTGAGGCACGAGATCTCAGAGAAAG GCTCAGATGGAGCAGCGTCGAGTTACCAGgtcaaacagctggaggagcagaacgGCAGACTCAAAGAGGCCCTGGTCAG GATGCGGGACCTGTCGgcttcagagaaacaggaacacgtgaagctgcagaagcagatggagaagaaaaacaccgagctggagactctgagggctcagaaagagaagctgcaggaggaagtgaagacCGCCGAGTCGACTATCGACGAGCTGAAGGAGCAG GTGGACGCTGCTCTGGGGTCGgaggagatggtggagatgctgactgagaggaacctggacctggaggagaaagTCAGGGAGCTGAGAGAAACGGTCACCGAtttg GAAGCCATCAATGAGATGAACGACGAGCTCCAGGAGAACGCCAGAGAGACGGAGATGGagctgagggagcagctggaCCTGAGTGCAGGGAAGGTCCGCGAGGCGGACAAACGAGTGGAAGCCGCTCAGGAGACCGTGGCCGACTACCAGCAGACCATCAACAAATACAGAGAGCTCACCTCCTCGCTTCAG GAGGCCAACAGGGAGCTGGTCAGTCAGCAGAGCGCGAGCGCAGAACAGGTCCAGCAGCCACCTGCAGAGCTGTTCGACTTCAAGATCAAGTTTGCTGAGACCAAGGCGTACGCCAAG GCCATCGAAATGGAGCTGAGGAAAATGGAAGTGGCTCAGTCCAACCGACAggtctccctcctcacctccttcATGCCCGACTCCTTCCTCCGCCACGGAGGAGACCACGACTGCATTCTGGTGCTCCTGCTCATTCCCAGGCTCATCTGCAAG GCTGAGCTGATCAGCAAACAGGCCCAGGAGAAGTTCGACCTGAACGGGAATCTGGCTCAGGGAGCAGGTCTGAGAGGAGCTCCGGGGGAACAGCGCAGCTTCGCGGCCGGACTGGTTTACTCCCTCAGCCTGCTGCAGGCCACCCTGCACAAATACGAACA GGCTCTGAATAACTGCACCGTAGAAGTGTTCAAGCGGATGGGTACGCTCTACTCTGAAATGAGCTTCCACGAGCGCTCTCTGGATTATTTCATCGACTTGCTGCATAAAGACCAGCTGGATGAGACTGTTCAGGTGGAGCCACTGACAAAAGCCATCAAGTACTATCAG CAACTGTACAGCGTTCACCTGGCGGATCAGGCTGAGGACTGCACCGTGCAGCTGGCCGACCACATCAAG TTTACCCAGAGTGCTCTGGACTGTATGGGCGTGGAGGTGTCTCGCCTGAGGGCCTTCCTGTCCGCCGGTCAGGAGAACTCTGGACTCTCGGCTCtcctgaaggacctggacacGTCCTGCTCTGACATCAAGCAGTTCTGTAAGAAGATCCGCCGCCGTATGCCCGGAACCGACGTGGCCGGCGTCCCGGCGGCTCTCAGTTTTGGACCGCAG GTGTCGGAGACGCTGACGGAGTGCAGGCGCCAGCTGACCCGCGTGGTCGCCGTGCTCCAGGAAGTGGCCGCGGCCGGCGGTCAGATGATCGCTCCCCTGGCGGAGCAGGAGGGTCTCAACGCTCTCAGGCTGGAGGATATCGTCTGCAAGGCTGTGGAGCAG gtATATGGAACTCAAGGCGTGAACGGCCCCGAGTTCCTGCggcagtcctgcagctccgtcATCGCCACAATGAACAAGATGGCCACTGCCATGCAGGAGGGAGAGTACGACGCCGAGAAACCACAGGGCAAG ACGCCTCCGGTAGAGATGAGAGCCTCCACCGTCAGGGCGGAGATGACCGACGCCGAAGGCCTGGGAGCCAAACTGGAGGACAGAGAAACCGTCATCAAGGAGCTGAAGAAGTCCCTCAAGATCAAG GGCGAAGAGCTCAGCGAGGCCAACGTCCGCCTCAGCCTTCTGGAGAAGAAGCTCGACACTTCCACCAAGGACGCCGACGAGCGGGTGGAGAAGATCCAGACCAAGCTGGACGAGAGCCTGGCTCTGctcaaaaagaaagagaa GGAGTTCGAGGAGACGATGGACGCTCTGCAGGCCGACATCGACCAGCTGGAGGCTGAGAAGGCCGAACTGAAGCAGCGCATCACTAACCAATCCAAGATTACGATTGAAGGACTACGAGGCCAACCCGGCATGGGGATCGCTTCTATTGTTCAGGGATCTCCAGGAG GTGTGCCTCCGTCCATGGCGGGACCGCTGCAGGTGGTGGATTCCCCTCTGCTccggcagcaggtggaggctcagCGGCTCGGCATTAAACACCTCAAGAACGAGAACAACAGGCTGAAG GCAGAGAAGATAAAAGCTCAGCTGGCCTCCCTGCCGCCGCTCTGCCCTCCCAGGCTTCCACAAGTGCCCAAGGAAAGCTCCATGCCTCCAGAAGGCCTCAACACGGGCATCTACCGCCGGACCGACCAGCTCCTGGCGACCCTGCTCAAGCTCAGCGCTGAGGTTAAGGTGGTGGACATCACCGGGAAGACAGCAG TGAGCGCCAGTGCCCAGCTGCTGGAGCAAACCGCCCGCCTGCAGAGCCTCAGCGACGCTCTGGACAAACTCAAG GGAGAAGTGGCCGAACACGTGGTGTCGTATCATCCCGGCGCAAAGGCGACCTCCGACTTCGCCACATTCCCCGTCTCCTCCTTTGTTAAG GCGAAGGACGAGAAGCAGGGAGGAACAGTGTTCGTGGGACGCGTCGCCATCCCGTGCACCCGCGGCCAGGAGCAAGTCCACCGCCTCGTGCtgtcccagcagcagctgcagcaagtGCACCGCCTCCTCATGGTGTGA